CATGTCAGATATTAATATTGCTGCTGGTCAGGTAGAAGTCGGAGCGCAGCAAATCGCTGACGGCGGACAGGCGCTTTCTCAAGGCACAACTGAACAAGCCAGCTCGATTCAAGAACTCAATGCTTCAATTGAAGAAGTGGCTGGCGAAACCAAGAAAAACGCCATTAAAGCCAATGAAGTCAACGAACTGGCGATGCGGGTTCGTCACAATGCCGAAGTTGGCAATGACCAAATGAACAAAATGGTTGTAGCGATGGTTGATATTAATGATTCTTCAAAGAATATTTCGAAAATCATCAAGGTTATTGACGATATCGCCTTCCAAACTAACATACTAGCCCTTAATGCCGCCGTTGAAGCGGCTCGAGCCGGCCAGCATGGCAAAGGTTTTGCCGTGGTAGCTGAAGAAGTAAGAACGTTGGCAGCCCGCAGTGCCGAAGCTGCCAAAGAAACAACCGGTCTCATTGAAGGCTCTATTGATAAAGTCGACATTGGCACAAAGATTGCCGATGAAACCGAAGAAAGCTTGAAAGAGATCCTCCATGAAATTGAAAAAGTCACCGATCTGGTGGCCAGTATTGCCCGAGCCTCCAATGACCAGGCTTCGGAAATCGCCCAGATCAGCCAAGGAGTCGAACAGGTATCGGCCGTCGTTCAAACTAACTCGGCCACTGCTGAAGAAAGCGCGGCCGCCAGTGAAGAACTATCCGGTCAGGCGGAAATGCTCAAACAAATGGTGAATACCTTTAAGCTCAAGCATGTTAAACCACAAACTAACCAAACCAGCCCGACCATTTTACAGTCCTCAAAAACCGTTCAACCATCGCCAGACGAACCAATCATTCATCTAAATGACGACGATGATAAATACTAGTCAATTAAAAAATATCGCTCATAATCTCCCATCTTAAAAAAAATGGTAACAAAGGCAATTCTAATGCTATAATAGAATTAATCACACCTGATATCAACTCAATTAGATCGCAACTGCATGATAATATGACTTGTATCCGGGCATAAAAAAGGAGATTTTTTAAATGACTATTTCAATTATTTCGGTAGGTAATTTTTGGGACGGGCTGACAGATACGCCCGTTGGTCCACGAGAAATTCTGATTCAAGACGGCGTGATTCAGGAAATCGGCAACACTATTCAAGCCCCTGTGGGAACCGAGCGGATCAATCTGTCAGACAAGCTGGTGCTGCCTGGACTGATTGACAGCCATGTTCATATCACCTCACGGTTAGAATTAATCAGTGATTTTTGGAGTTGTTCTTCAGTAACAAAAGCTTTTTTTGGTGCCGATGCCCTGAAAATCCACCTGATGAACGGTTTTACCACCGTGCGGGATTGCGGCGATATGGATGTGACCGGCTACACCATTCAGGATGTAAAACATGCGGTTGATTCCGGCTTAATTGAAGGCGCCCGACTCATTACCTCGGGTCACATGATTTCACCCCACGGCGGACATATGGATCTGGCTGCCTTGCTTGCACCGTCCTACAGTATTACCCAGAATTGCTTAGCTGACGGAGCTGACGAGATCCGTCGCACAGTCAGAGAAGAAATTAAATGGAAAGCCGACTGGATTAAATTTGCTGCCTCTGGTGGTTTTGCGAGTCCGTCAGATGATCCGGGTTATGTGGCTTACACTCAGGAAGAAATGAATGCCTTAGTGGAAACTGCTGCTCAACAACACCGCTCGGTAGCGGTCCACGCTATGGGTGACGAAGCTGTAAAAATGGCGGTAACGGCCGGGGTAAGATCGATTGAGCATGGCAGCATGGCAGCTGCGGAAACCATCAACCTGATCGAGGAAAAAGGCGTTTATGTAATCCCGACGCAGTATGCCGTAATCCGCGAAGCACGGTTTTCGGAAGATGATCAATACTGGGCTACCTCCGGTGCAACCCCTTATGCTAGAATAAAAGTACGTAAATACAAGGATAAACTCCTCGAAACCGCCGCCAACTTTGCTAAAAGTCAAGTCAAATTGGTGTTTGGAACCGATCTGGGACTCCACGACTACAACGTCACAGGAGCCAAGGAATTCGGCGAAATGGTGATTAATGGTATTACCCCAGTGCGAGCCCTGAAAGCGGCCACCAGTGTTGCCGCTGAAATGTTAAAGCGAGACGATTTAGGCGTGCTTGCCCCTGGCAAAACAGCCGATATTATTGCTGTTTCCGGAAATCCTTTTGAAGATATCACTGTAATGGAGCAGGTTGATTTTGTAATGAAGGCGGGGAAGATTTACAAAATGCTATAATTCATTACCATAAAGCAGTGAGCCATGAGCCACTGCTTTTTATTTTAGAACCTAATTTTTATCTCACACATAAGTGTAAACGGAAGAAATTAACTTGATTTTAAACATAATATAGAATAAAATAACAACAATTATCAAACCAAAAGTCGTTTCAATTCCGCAAAAATATTTAATTTATTAGCTAAGGAAAGAAAGACCACTGGATAATATAAACAAAATATTAATTCAAAGATAGGAGAATTTAGGGTGAATTGGTTTAATAACATGAAAATCAAAACAAAACTTTTAGCCGGTTTTATACTTGTGACAGCCGTTGTTGCAATTGTTGGGTATCTGGGGATCACCAACATTAAAGAGTTAAATGATTCCAGCACGAAACTATACGAAAATGTGACGTTACCGACCTCAGATATCGGAAATATGGGTATCGCTTTTGGGAAGATCAGTATTTACCTCCGGGATATGATTATTGCTAATGATCCTGAAAGTATTCAGGCTAACGCCGATAAAATTGATACCTATCGTGAAGAAATATCAAACACATCGAAGGTCTTTGAACAGCATATTCTTGATGATGAAATGTCGCAACTCTATCAGAATTTTCTCAATTCTCATCAATCATATGACAAAGAGTTAGTCTCAGTGATGGCCTTGGCAAAACAGAATCGGGACGTCGAGGCGCTAGCCCTTATCGCGGATACCGGGTCCGCTGGAATCGCTTCACAAGCGGAACAAGATGCCCTCGAAAAAATTCTCAACATGACAATTGAAGATGGACAAGAAGTGTCGACGGCCAATACGATCCAGACAAATAATGTTGTGACAACGATGACGATCATTATGGGGATCGGCGTTCTTTTTGCGCTGGCTCTCGGTTTTTTCCTCAGTATCGTCATCAGCAGACTACTAAAAAAAGCGGAATATATGATCAAAGAAATCCGTCGGGGACATTTAGGCGAGCGCCTAAATATGAATAGCCGGGATGAAATCGGCCAAATGGCCATGGCTATGGACAGTTTAGCCGATGATCTGCAGCATGTGGTAATCGCTACGATGAACCAGATCTCAGAAGGCGATGTCTCGGCCCAAATTGAAGTCACGGATGACCAGGACGAAATTTCACCGGCGCTGAAAAAGACCATCGAAACCATTCGCGGCCTGATTACTGAATCAACCATGTTGTCTCAGGCTGCGGTGGAAGGTCGATTAGACACCAGAGGCAATGCCGACGCTTTTCAGGGTGGTTTTAAAGAAATTGTTAATGGTGTGAATCATATGTTAGATTCTTTAGTTGGTTATATTGATGTCATGCCTAATCCTGTTTTTATTACGAGTACCGACTATTCCATGCTCTATTTAAATAATTCAGGAGCTGAGATGATCGGGCTTTCTAAAAGCGAAGCGCTGGGGCAACCTTGCTACAAACATTTTAAGACTGCTGATTGCAATACTGAAAACTGTGCCTGCGCCAAAGCAATGCGTACAAATGAAACAGTGACCAGAGAAACGGACGCTCATCCAAATGGTTTAGATCGGGATATTTCATATACCGGAATGCCCATTATTGATTATTCGGGTCAAATCATTGGCGCCATAGAATTTATTACCGATCTTACTGCCATTACCCAAGAAAAACGAAGAATGATAAAGATTGCTGACTATCAACAAAATGAAACTCAAAAACTGGTGACCGGGCTTACTAAATTGTCTAACGGGAATACCGATGTTTACATCGAGCTTGACGATTGTGATGAAGATACCAAATCAACACATGAAACGTTCCAGATTATCAGCGATTCAGTGAACAAATGTGTTGAATCGATTACTGCTTTGGTTGAAGATACCGGAATGCTGGCTCAGGCGGGGATTGATGGAAAACTGGATACCCGGGCTGATACCAGCAAACACCAGGGTGATTTTGCAAGAATAGTTGATGGCGTTAATGCCACTCTGGATGCCGTCGTCGCGCCGATTCAGGAAGCCTCAACGACATTGAAAGAACTGGCTCAAGGAAACCTGAACACCGGCATGATCGGGAATTATCAGGGCGATTATACCCTGATCAAAGACGATATGAACCAAACCATTGATTTTCTCAAACGTTATGTCAATGAAATCACCTACACCCTCGAAGAAATCGGTCAGGGAAACCTCAATCAGCACATCACCGACGACTATCTGGGTGACTTCCAGGCCATCAAAACAGCCCTGAACGATATCACCACGAACATCAGTGCCACGATGTCAGATATTAATATTGCCGCCGGGCAGGTGGAAATCGGTTCCCATCAAATTTCTGATGGCGGACAGGCGTTGTCTCAAGGTACCACTGAACAAGCCAGTGCCATTCAGGAGTTAACCGCCTCAATTGAAGAAATTGCTGGTGAAACCAATAAAAATGCTGTCAATGCCAACCAAGCCAACGAACTGGCGATGCGGGTCAGAACCAATGCTGAATTGGGGAATGCGCAAATGAACAAAATGGTCACTGCCATGATGAACATTAATGAGTCCTCAAAAAGCATTTCCAAGATCATTAAAGTTATTGACGACATCGCTTTCCAGACCAATATTCTGGCACTTAACGCCGCAGTTGAAGCGGCCCGGGCCGGCCAGCATGGCAAAGGTTTTGCCGTGGTTGCCGAAGAAGTTAGAACCCTTGCCGCTCGCAGTGCCGAAGCCGCGAAGGAAACAACTGGTCTGATTGAAGGTTCCATTGAAAAGGTGGATACCGGTACTAAAATCGCTGATGACACCGAAGCAAGCTTGAAAGAAATCTTGCATGAAATAGAGCAAGTTACCGATCTGGTGGGAAGTATTGCCCGAGCCTCCAACGACCAGGCCTCGGAAATCACCCAGATCACCAAGGGGATCGAGCAGGTATCGCAGGTGGTTCAAACTAACTCCGCCACGGCTGAAGAAAGTGCTGCCGCCAGCGAAGAGCTGTCGGGACAAGCAGAAATGCTCAAACAAATGGTTGATGCCTTTAAGATTAAAGACCTTAAAACACAACAAAGCACCCCTCAAGCAGCGATTTCCACTGTCAAACAATCCAGTAAAGCTTCACTACCTGAACCAATTATCAATTTAGATGATGAAGTGGATAAATACTAACTTTAATGCTAACCAAAACTAATCAAGATCAAATAAAAGCTTCTTGAATTACTCTGACAATTCAAGAAGCTTTTAATTTTTGTCCTTTATTATATAAAACCGTTGCCGGTTTTATTTCCGGCCCTAAATAAACAAACAATAGTGGGGTATATAAAAAATATCACGTCCCCGAAAACAGCACGATAAATTTTATAACCGGATTCATTCTAGTAAATGTCATCATCAGAAGTGGAGGTCGAATAAATGAACCAATTTTTGCAACTGGAGGGAAAACCAAAGGACGATTTCTATCAAGCCAAATACGATTATTACAAATATTTTAATCTGGGAATTATGTTTGCTTCATCCCTGATGTTTTTTATTTTGTTTATCACCGACTGGCAGCTTTACGAACAGGGGGCCTGGCGATCCTTACTCTTAAGAAGTCTGATTGTCATTCCGCTGGCGGTGGTATTTATTGCCTATCGCAAAACAAACAATTATAAAATCATGTCCACCATTTCGCTGGTTATGGTGCATGCCATGATTTGGGGAAATATTTTGGTGGTCTCCTACATGTCAAATCTAACCTATCTAAATGAAGGTTTCCTGATCATGAGTTTTATCCTGCTTCTGGTTTCTTTTAGTGCCCCGCCTTTTTATGCTATGGTTGCTCAACTCGGTTTAATTGGGGATATTTTACTGGCTAACCATCTCTACCATTTTAGCAATTTAGATATCATGTTAGCAATCAATATTCAGGTAATCATACTCTTGTGTATCGTGGATTTAATCGTCACCCGGTTTTATTATGATCATTACGTAACGCAAAAAAAATTAAACTTCGCCCTCTTTCACGACCCTTTAACCCAGGTTTTCAACCGCCAGCAATTACATAAAATTATGGGTGAGGGGCATGATTTATCCTGTCTGAGCGATCATATCGCCATTTTGATTATGGATGTCGATCTGTTTAAGCAGGTCAATGACAATTATGGTCACGATGAAGGCGACCGCATTCTGATGTTTGTTGCAGATTGTATCAGAAACTGCCTGCGCGGACCGGATCTGGTGATCCGCTGGGGTGGGGAAGAGTTCGTTGTCCTGCTTTTTGACTGCCCCCAAGAGCAGGCCAGCCAAGTCGCCGAACGGATTAGACGTTCGGTGGAAAGATCCGTTAATGGCGTCTGCCGAATCACTATTTCCGTGGGGGTTGCCATCTATCCCGGAGGCGACTGCTTCGCAGCCATTAAAAAAGCCGATCAGGCTTTATATGTGGCCAAACATAGCGGCCGCAATAAAGTTGTTCGTTATGAGGATCTCAGTCAGGAAGAGTTGAAGGAAGCCATCAAAGGACAAACCGATGCTTAAATAACTTAAAAAACAAACACTGGTAGCGTTACGTTATTGACGACCACTCAATCGGCATTAAATAATGTTCACTGGTTTCGTCAACTATTGTCTCATTTTTCCCGATCACAAAATAGATCACCGTGATTTGACGAGTTTCATCGTAACGCAAATAAAGTCGGCCAACCATCGGCACGACCGGAAAGTCAGGGCCGGAATAATTTTCCGGCGGCTGGCCGTATTGGAGCGTACCCAATTCAAAATCATGCGCCTGATACTGAGGGGAATTGGTTTGAATCATTGCATCAATTTGAACCCAGTCATTAAAACCCGCCATCGCAGGACTCGGTTGAATGCCAATAACTTGGCTGTGAAACTGTTTCAGGGTTTTGGGACAGCCGAGAGAGGTCATTACCAGTTGCAGTTGATCAAAAGAAACCAGATCAGTGATCGCCTTGGTATCAACATTTCCGTCCTTAAAACCAAAGCTTCCACTGGTTTGATGAATCGCATAAACTCCGTAATGCGCATTGAAGGTGTCGGCATCGGGATTGTAAAAAGCCGAACGACCATTTTCAAAAGCACCAAAATTATAAAGAATACTCAGCTCGCCCGAACCTTTATGAGGAAAGTTCTCACCACAGTGAAACAACTTCATATGTTCACACCATCGGCCATTATCAGAATCAGTTAAAGTAGGAACCCTTAGTTTAAGGCCTGTCTGATGAAATACACTGGCTGACTCAAAGCTGGCCCCCTGAACCTGTAGCACCCAGTCACTCCGTAAACTTGCCATTGGCAGGGAAAAACAAAGCAGATAAAATAAAGCGATTACCCCCAATCCACAAGAAATTCTAACCAGGTTCTTTTTTCGTTTCATACAATTGCTTGATCATCGATTAACGATATGAAGTGCCATCATACTGTGGTTCTGTGACAACTGAAAAATGAAATATCGGCCGGTCTACCTTTAAAATCCGCAGCGGCATGTGTTTGGTGCCAGCCGGAATAAAGAGCATCGTTGATTTGGTGATCTTGCGCCACTCGCCATCAATGGCTACTTCCAGCTCGCCGCCTAAATCATAGGGATGATTTGGATCACCGCTATAAAATCCGATGATTTCATCCGAGTTATGACTGTGTTCTTCAAAAACCGGATCATTATCGGGAACCGCAAAATACCAGGCGGTATTCATCTGAAAAGCACCTTCCACGACATTACTGTCCATCCATAAAATCCGGTTAGAAAAACGTTTGTACATTTCCTGGAATTCCTTGGAACCCATATTAGGGTCCTGTAATTCCTGAACCACATATTTACTTGTTTTACCAGCTTCTGCATTGTCTAACATTGTTTAATTCCTCTCTTACATTCAATTTTGAGATTTGTTAATAAGCTTGACTTAGTTAATAATTAAATAATTTATAACACACTTCACAGGGTTATGCAAACGATTTTCAGTAAAGCGTTACCAAATTTCGGTTTTTAAAAAAACCTTGGACATGTTTCTGAGTTTTTTGAAGTTTTGCTTAAAGACAGCGATATGCTCTTGATTTTTGAAAAAAAAAGACTATAATAAAACTAAAGATTAGCACTCATACATTGAGAGTGCTAAAAAATTTAAAGGAGGCGTTTTTAATGTTTGGTTTAACTCCGATTAAGAAAAATGATGTAATACGGACTGGCGATGTTGTAGATTTCTATGATATGGTTGATCGCTTTTTTAATGATCGACAATTTCCATTTGCTAACTTTAAAAATGAGACTTTTAAAGTTGATGTAAAAGAAAATGAAAATGAATATCTAATTGATGCTGAAATGGCAGGTTATGACAAGAAAGATATCCACATTAACTATGACGACAGTAATCTTCTAATTTCAGTTGAAAAAAAAGAAGAGACTGAAGAAAAAAATGAACAGTATATTCATAGAGAACGATCTTTCAGTTCCATGCGACGGGCGATTTACCTTCCTAATGTCGTTGAAAGTAAAATAAAAGCTAGTTTTGAAAATGGTATTTTGAAAGTTTCGGCACCAAAAAAAGCAGTCGAAGCCACAAAAAAAGATATCGCAATTGATTAATCAATAAGATGATTCGTAAAAAGGCAAACCTCAAAAGGGTTTGTCTTTTTTATGGTCTATTTTTATCCTTATCGAAAGTTCTGGGTAATAAATGTAACCGAATAGGGTTAACCCAATATGATTAGAACTCCTCAAAGAGGGTAAGAAAAATTAAAAAGTTAACCTTAAAAAAGGAAGTGAAGCGGATGAATTCTAAAGACGACAAACAAACAGAAGCATTGTCAAAAGTGAGCAAAACGCCAGTTCACAATAAACTCATAGATATGACCGAACCCGAAATTGATTGGGGTGAATTGGAGCTTGCCGATATAATTGATACCTCGGCAATGCAGTCTCTGTTAGAGAACTT
This is a stretch of genomic DNA from Acetobacterium woodii DSM 1030. It encodes these proteins:
- a CDS encoding metal-dependent hydrolase family protein, with the translated sequence MTISIISVGNFWDGLTDTPVGPREILIQDGVIQEIGNTIQAPVGTERINLSDKLVLPGLIDSHVHITSRLELISDFWSCSSVTKAFFGADALKIHLMNGFTTVRDCGDMDVTGYTIQDVKHAVDSGLIEGARLITSGHMISPHGGHMDLAALLAPSYSITQNCLADGADEIRRTVREEIKWKADWIKFAASGGFASPSDDPGYVAYTQEEMNALVETAAQQHRSVAVHAMGDEAVKMAVTAGVRSIEHGSMAAAETINLIEEKGVYVIPTQYAVIREARFSEDDQYWATSGATPYARIKVRKYKDKLLETAANFAKSQVKLVFGTDLGLHDYNVTGAKEFGEMVINGITPVRALKAATSVAAEMLKRDDLGVLAPGKTADIIAVSGNPFEDITVMEQVDFVMKAGKIYKML
- a CDS encoding methyl-accepting chemotaxis protein; this encodes MNWFNNMKIKTKLLAGFILVTAVVAIVGYLGITNIKELNDSSTKLYENVTLPTSDIGNMGIAFGKISIYLRDMIIANDPESIQANADKIDTYREEISNTSKVFEQHILDDEMSQLYQNFLNSHQSYDKELVSVMALAKQNRDVEALALIADTGSAGIASQAEQDALEKILNMTIEDGQEVSTANTIQTNNVVTTMTIIMGIGVLFALALGFFLSIVISRLLKKAEYMIKEIRRGHLGERLNMNSRDEIGQMAMAMDSLADDLQHVVIATMNQISEGDVSAQIEVTDDQDEISPALKKTIETIRGLITESTMLSQAAVEGRLDTRGNADAFQGGFKEIVNGVNHMLDSLVGYIDVMPNPVFITSTDYSMLYLNNSGAEMIGLSKSEALGQPCYKHFKTADCNTENCACAKAMRTNETVTRETDAHPNGLDRDISYTGMPIIDYSGQIIGAIEFITDLTAITQEKRRMIKIADYQQNETQKLVTGLTKLSNGNTDVYIELDDCDEDTKSTHETFQIISDSVNKCVESITALVEDTGMLAQAGIDGKLDTRADTSKHQGDFARIVDGVNATLDAVVAPIQEASTTLKELAQGNLNTGMIGNYQGDYTLIKDDMNQTIDFLKRYVNEITYTLEEIGQGNLNQHITDDYLGDFQAIKTALNDITTNISATMSDINIAAGQVEIGSHQISDGGQALSQGTTEQASAIQELTASIEEIAGETNKNAVNANQANELAMRVRTNAELGNAQMNKMVTAMMNINESSKSISKIIKVIDDIAFQTNILALNAAVEAARAGQHGKGFAVVAEEVRTLAARSAEAAKETTGLIEGSIEKVDTGTKIADDTEASLKEILHEIEQVTDLVGSIARASNDQASEITQITKGIEQVSQVVQTNSATAEESAAASEELSGQAEMLKQMVDAFKIKDLKTQQSTPQAAISTVKQSSKASLPEPIINLDDEVDKY
- a CDS encoding GGDEF domain-containing protein, with translation MNQFLQLEGKPKDDFYQAKYDYYKYFNLGIMFASSLMFFILFITDWQLYEQGAWRSLLLRSLIVIPLAVVFIAYRKTNNYKIMSTISLVMVHAMIWGNILVVSYMSNLTYLNEGFLIMSFILLLVSFSAPPFYAMVAQLGLIGDILLANHLYHFSNLDIMLAINIQVIILLCIVDLIVTRFYYDHYVTQKKLNFALFHDPLTQVFNRQQLHKIMGEGHDLSCLSDHIAILIMDVDLFKQVNDNYGHDEGDRILMFVADCIRNCLRGPDLVIRWGGEEFVVLLFDCPQEQASQVAERIRRSVERSVNGVCRITISVGVAIYPGGDCFAAIKKADQALYVAKHSGRNKVVRYEDLSQEELKEAIKGQTDA
- a CDS encoding cupin domain-containing protein; its protein translation is MLDNAEAGKTSKYVVQELQDPNMGSKEFQEMYKRFSNRILWMDSNVVEGAFQMNTAWYFAVPDNDPVFEEHSHNSDEIIGFYSGDPNHPYDLGGELEVAIDGEWRKITKSTMLFIPAGTKHMPLRILKVDRPIFHFSVVTEPQYDGTSYR
- a CDS encoding Hsp20/alpha crystallin family protein; this translates as MFGLTPIKKNDVIRTGDVVDFYDMVDRFFNDRQFPFANFKNETFKVDVKENENEYLIDAEMAGYDKKDIHINYDDSNLLISVEKKEETEEKNEQYIHRERSFSSMRRAIYLPNVVESKIKASFENGILKVSAPKKAVEATKKDIAID